The following are encoded in a window of Impatiens glandulifera chromosome 5, dImpGla2.1, whole genome shotgun sequence genomic DNA:
- the LOC124938932 gene encoding two-component response regulator ARR1-like, with amino-acid sequence MSKIDDHFPDGLRVLLVDNNIHEMKMLSNNLHQCKYEVTATTESTKALELLRKNKDDYDILIIEAKLLDMDAFEFLKIITFEIDKPFIMVSKTDKREMVMKSVRNGAQDYLVKPIRMEELRNIWQHVLRKKLFDLPRSLTPMIRERENKTEKGPCAPKKPRVTWSKHLQDKFSHVIGVLGPDAVPKRIMELLNEPHLSRDQIASHLQKYRNGLKKGKMNSDQTNQNKHLHLPLASNKSQFFIPSPPQNSFIQQNQQHFGMVPTNYMAMPSPSSANFHQPVISTSTSVSTPNPSTWNRFNTTNIHSFPNMDSEYAVFRGPTNNHLIGLQPYPTSMNSFGDSNHVPSQPLLTNYPNSLVRTIPISSSGQNEGNVTKFDTPYMELGKTVTENPFHMGSGIRDENDRTKNGHMMYQQEQMERNINDNCNTTFEEDLIRLIKEYSNDDSSTM; translated from the exons ATGTCGAAAATTGATGATCATTTTCCAGATGGTTTAAGAGTTTTATTAGTTGATAATAATATCCATGAGATGAAGATGCTCTCCAACAATCTTCATCAATGCAAATATGAag ttaCTGCAACCACAGAATCAACTAAAGCTCTGGAACTATTGAGGAAAAATAAAGATGATTATGACATTCTGATTATTGAAGCCAAACTGCTAGATATGGATgcttttgagttcttgaagatTATAACCTTTGAAATTGACAAACCCTTTATAA TGGTATCTAAAACTGACAAAAGAGaaatggtgatgaaaagtgtgAGAAATGGAGCTCAAGACTACCTTGTGAAGCCTATTCGCATGGAAGAGCTTAGAAACATTTGGCAACATGTTCTTAGAAAGAAATTGTTTGATCTTCCAAGATCGTTGACTCCCATGATAAGGGAAAGGGAAAACAAAACTGAAAAAGGACCGTGCGCTCCAAAGAAACCTAGGGTTACCTGGTCGAAACATTTACAAGACAAATTTTCTCATGTTATTGGTGTACTCGGTCCAG ATGCAGTTCCGAAGAGAATAATGGAATTGTTGAATGAACCACATTTGAGTCGCGATCAAATTGCTAGTCACTTACag AAGTACAGAAATGGAttgaaaaaaggaaaaatgaaTTCAgatcaaacaaatcaaaataaacatCTCCATTTACCTTTGGCTTCCAACAAAAGTCAATTTTTTATTCCAAGTCCTCCTCAAAACTCATTtatccaacaaaatcaacaaCATTTTGGAATGGTTCCAACCAATTACATGGCCATGCCTTCTCCCAGTTCTGCAAACTTTCATCAGCCAGTTATTTCTACATCTACTTCCGTTTCGACACCAAATCCTAGTACGTGGAATAGATTCAACACGACAAACATTCACTCCTTTCCGAACATGGATTCTGAATATGCAGTATTTCGTGGTCCGACCAATAATCATTTGATTGGACTTCAACCATATCCAACTTCTATGAATTCATTTGGTGATTCTAATCATGTTCCGTCTCAACCTCTTCTAACCAATTATCCAAATTCCCTTGTAAGGACGATTCCTATATCAAGTTCAg GTCAAAATGAAGGAAATGTGACTAAATTCGACACCCCATACATGGAATTGGGAAAAACAGTTACAGAGAATCCATTCCATATGGGAAGTGGTATTCGTGATGAAAATGACAGGACCAAAAATGGTCATATGATGTACCAACAAGAACAGATGGAAAGAAACATCAATGATAACTGCAATACTACATTTGAAGAGGATCTTATTCGTTTGATCAAAGAg